Proteins from a genomic interval of Microbacterium abyssi:
- a CDS encoding LacI family DNA-binding transcriptional regulator — protein MSTIADVAARAGVSKATASRALSGRGYVSDDTRDRVETAARALSYVAHSSATSLATGRTQTIGVILPDVGRWFFSELLTGAQTAMLEHGYDLALFGVPERSAARKQVLDEVLPRRRFDGVIAVGVPPDSPEMTQLLRLGRPVVSVGPHSEHVNAVSIDDAAAARIATEHLIDLGHTEIAFVGGTTEAEALTFGDARRLEGFRSAMDAAGLDDRSRVAPAAGTMPSGYEAAVDLLGNRRTRPTAVVGVCDEVAIGAIIAARRMGIAVPTELSVVGIDDHQHAEMFSLTTIRQQPREQGRAAVRLLLRQLDTPDSPREYVVAASALVVRSSSAASR, from the coding sequence ATGAGCACGATCGCGGACGTCGCCGCACGTGCCGGCGTCTCGAAGGCGACGGCGAGCCGAGCACTGAGCGGTCGCGGGTACGTCTCGGACGACACCCGGGACCGGGTCGAGACGGCCGCGCGCGCGCTGTCGTACGTCGCGCACTCCTCCGCCACCAGCCTGGCGACCGGTCGCACCCAGACGATCGGGGTGATCCTTCCCGATGTGGGACGGTGGTTCTTCTCCGAGCTGCTCACCGGGGCGCAGACGGCGATGCTCGAGCACGGGTACGACCTCGCACTGTTCGGCGTGCCGGAGCGTTCCGCCGCACGCAAGCAGGTGCTCGACGAAGTTCTCCCCCGCCGTCGGTTCGACGGCGTGATCGCCGTCGGGGTCCCGCCGGACTCGCCTGAGATGACGCAGCTGCTGCGCCTCGGGCGCCCGGTGGTGAGTGTGGGACCGCACAGCGAGCACGTGAACGCGGTATCGATCGACGATGCGGCAGCCGCGCGGATCGCGACGGAGCACCTCATCGATCTCGGCCACACCGAGATCGCGTTCGTCGGCGGGACGACGGAGGCCGAAGCCCTCACCTTCGGCGACGCGCGCAGGCTCGAGGGCTTCCGATCGGCGATGGATGCCGCGGGGCTCGACGATCGGTCACGCGTGGCACCGGCAGCGGGCACGATGCCGAGCGGTTACGAAGCCGCCGTCGACCTGCTGGGCAACCGGCGCACAAGGCCCACGGCCGTGGTCGGGGTGTGCGATGAGGTGGCGATCGGGGCGATCATCGCCGCACGCCGCATGGGCATCGCTGTGCCGACGGAGCTGAGCGTGGTCGGCATCGATGATCACCAGCACGCCGAGATGTTCTCGCTGACGACCATCCGGCAGCAGCCGCGGGAGCAGGGCAGAGCCGCCGTACGCCTGCTGCTGCGCCAACTGGACACTCCGGACTCTCCGCGCGAGTACGTGGTCGCGGCATCCGCCCTCGTCGTGCGCAGCTCGTCCGCCGCGTCCCGCTGA
- a CDS encoding ABC transporter substrate-binding protein: protein MAQSQRYRRLAPLALLGAAGIALAGCGAPGAPEGGGDAGSEDVSGETVTIYGTIVDSEAELLQQSWADFEEETGIEIKYEGSQDFETQLGTRAQGGNPPDIAIFPQPGLFADFANRDFLMPAPEEVEQNANEYWTEDWVNYGTVNDTFYGAPLMANVKGWIWYSPAKFAEWGVEVPETLDDLQALTDDIQAATGSPAWCAGFESGTATGWPGTDWIEDYVLRQAGPDVYDQWVTNEVPFTDPQIKSAFDSVGEILLNPENVNAGFGDVRSINSTAFGDVAPKVADGSCALTHQASFLSGFFPEGTNIAEDGDVWAFMLPGESADDSAVTGAGEIVGAFSDSAATQQVLAYLSSPEWANSRVSLGGVTSANNGLDPANAQDPILQETIKILQDPDTTFRFDASDLMPGAVGAGTFWKGMVAWVNGSATDEVLEQIETGWPAG, encoded by the coding sequence ATGGCACAGTCACAGCGTTACCGGCGCCTCGCACCGCTCGCCCTGCTGGGGGCCGCGGGCATCGCCCTGGCAGGATGCGGCGCCCCTGGTGCGCCCGAAGGGGGCGGCGACGCGGGCAGCGAGGACGTCTCCGGCGAGACGGTCACGATCTACGGCACCATCGTCGACAGCGAAGCGGAGCTCCTGCAGCAGTCCTGGGCCGACTTCGAAGAGGAGACCGGTATCGAGATCAAGTACGAGGGCAGCCAGGACTTCGAGACCCAGCTCGGCACGCGCGCTCAGGGTGGCAACCCGCCGGACATCGCGATCTTCCCGCAGCCCGGTCTGTTCGCCGACTTCGCGAACCGCGACTTCCTCATGCCCGCCCCCGAGGAGGTCGAGCAGAACGCCAACGAGTACTGGACCGAGGACTGGGTCAACTACGGAACGGTCAACGACACCTTCTACGGGGCACCGCTGATGGCCAACGTCAAGGGCTGGATCTGGTACTCCCCGGCGAAGTTCGCGGAGTGGGGTGTGGAGGTCCCCGAGACGCTCGACGACCTGCAGGCGCTGACCGATGACATCCAGGCCGCCACCGGAAGTCCCGCCTGGTGCGCCGGCTTCGAGTCCGGCACCGCGACCGGTTGGCCGGGCACGGACTGGATCGAGGACTACGTGCTGCGCCAGGCCGGGCCGGACGTCTACGACCAGTGGGTCACCAACGAAGTGCCCTTCACCGACCCGCAGATCAAGAGCGCGTTCGACTCGGTCGGCGAGATCCTCCTGAATCCGGAGAATGTGAACGCCGGATTCGGCGACGTGCGCTCGATCAACTCCACGGCGTTCGGTGACGTGGCCCCCAAGGTGGCCGACGGCTCGTGCGCACTGACGCACCAGGCGTCGTTCCTCTCGGGCTTCTTCCCCGAAGGGACGAACATCGCCGAGGACGGCGACGTGTGGGCGTTCATGCTCCCCGGCGAGAGCGCTGACGACAGCGCCGTCACCGGCGCAGGCGAGATCGTCGGTGCATTCAGCGACTCGGCGGCGACGCAGCAGGTGCTCGCATACCTTTCGAGCCCCGAGTGGGCGAACAGCCGGGTGAGCCTCGGCGGTGTCACCTCGGCGAACAACGGCCTCGACCCGGCCAACGCTCAGGACCCGATCCTTCAGGAGACCATCAAGATCCTGCAGGATCCTGACACGACGTTCCGCTTCGACGCCAGCGACCTGATGCCGGGTGCTGTCGGTGCGGGCACGTTCTGGAAGGGCATGGTCGCCTGGGTCAACGGCTCCGCCACGGACGAGGTCCTCGAGCAGATCGAGACGGGCTGGCCGGCCGGCTGA
- a CDS encoding carbohydrate ABC transporter permease yields the protein MTATDFFQWIGTLPSVLQAVAVVIAFAAVIALILFLVDIAPRTGTWYTVARLAMCLLIPLAVMWFFRSYYWAIGVAVVVGGIFFLLDYRSKAGKGYLIQLIAFMAPAVLLLTVGLILPSLQTMVASFLNSSGKTFVGLDNYLWIFGQPDGIRVVVNTIVWVLLVPTVSTIVGLAYAVFIDRTRGEKIYKVLVFMPMAISFVGAGIIWRFMYEYRGPQYDQIGLLNQILVWFGGEPQQFLLNPPWNTLFLIVVLIWVQTGFAMVILSASIKGVPMELLEAAELDGANAWQRFKSVTVPSIRPALIVVLTTISIASLKVFDIVRTMTAGNYETSVLANEMYTQFSKFEAGRSAALAVILFILVLPIVIYNARQIQKQREIR from the coding sequence GTGACCGCGACTGACTTCTTCCAGTGGATCGGGACTCTGCCGTCGGTGCTGCAGGCGGTGGCCGTCGTCATCGCCTTCGCCGCGGTGATCGCTCTGATCCTGTTCCTCGTCGACATCGCGCCGCGAACGGGCACCTGGTACACCGTCGCGCGCCTGGCGATGTGTCTTCTCATCCCGCTCGCGGTGATGTGGTTCTTCCGCTCCTACTACTGGGCCATCGGTGTGGCCGTCGTGGTCGGCGGCATCTTCTTCCTGCTCGACTACCGGTCGAAGGCGGGCAAGGGGTATCTCATCCAGCTGATCGCCTTCATGGCACCGGCAGTCCTGCTGCTGACCGTGGGGCTCATCCTTCCGTCGCTGCAGACGATGGTCGCCTCGTTCCTGAACTCCTCCGGAAAGACGTTCGTCGGACTGGACAACTACCTCTGGATCTTCGGGCAGCCCGATGGCATCCGCGTCGTCGTCAACACCATCGTCTGGGTGCTCCTCGTTCCGACGGTCTCGACCATCGTCGGCCTCGCCTACGCCGTGTTCATCGACCGCACCCGCGGAGAGAAGATCTACAAGGTCCTCGTGTTCATGCCGATGGCGATCTCGTTCGTCGGCGCCGGAATCATCTGGCGGTTCATGTACGAGTATCGCGGCCCGCAGTACGACCAGATCGGTCTGCTCAACCAGATCCTGGTCTGGTTCGGCGGTGAGCCGCAGCAGTTCCTGCTCAACCCGCCGTGGAATACGCTGTTCCTCATCGTCGTGCTCATCTGGGTGCAGACCGGTTTCGCGATGGTGATCCTGTCGGCATCCATCAAGGGCGTGCCGATGGAACTGCTCGAGGCCGCAGAGCTCGACGGCGCCAACGCGTGGCAGCGATTCAAGTCCGTCACAGTCCCGTCCATCCGGCCGGCGCTCATCGTCGTGCTGACCACGATCTCGATCGCCTCGTTGAAGGTCTTCGACATCGTCCGAACCATGACCGCCGGAAACTACGAGACCAGCGTTCTCGCCAACGAGATGTACACCCAGTTCTCGAAGTTCGAGGCGGGGCGCAGCGCTGCGCTCGCCGTCATCCTGTTCATCCTCGTGCTGCCGATCGTCATCTACAACGCACGCCAGATCCAGAAGCAGCGGGAGATCCGATGA
- a CDS encoding cystathionine gamma-synthase, with the protein MSDHAFATRAIHAGQDPDPLTGAIIPPIYQASTHVQDGIGGFRSGYEYNRAANPTRSSLETQLAALEGGVGALSFSSGLAAEDALLRGILKPGDHVLLGNDVYGGTYRLLTKVHAAWGVETTTVELGDADAVRAALRPETKIIWVETPSNPLLKIVDIAKTVELAHAAGVLVVVDNTFASPALQNPIALGADFVVHSTTKYLGGHSDVLGGAVIFADDRFFDQVKFQQFAVGAVSAPLDGWLTTRGIKTLAVRMRQHSANAQAIAEWAAARPEFETVYYPGLDIHPGHEIAARQMSGFGGMLSFGLAAGPDAARAFAESTELFQLAESLGGVESLIGYPPDMTHASVRGTELAVPENVVRLSVGIEDVADLLADLQQGLVRSTR; encoded by the coding sequence ATGTCCGATCACGCCTTCGCCACCCGTGCCATCCACGCAGGTCAGGATCCCGATCCGCTCACCGGAGCGATCATCCCGCCGATCTACCAGGCGTCCACGCATGTGCAGGACGGCATCGGAGGTTTCCGGTCCGGCTACGAGTACAACCGCGCGGCCAACCCGACGCGCAGCTCGCTCGAGACGCAGCTGGCGGCACTCGAAGGCGGCGTCGGCGCGCTCTCGTTCTCGTCCGGCCTCGCCGCAGAGGACGCGCTGCTGCGCGGCATCCTGAAGCCCGGCGACCACGTGCTGCTCGGCAACGACGTGTACGGAGGCACCTACCGCCTGCTGACCAAGGTGCACGCGGCGTGGGGTGTGGAGACGACGACCGTCGAGCTCGGCGACGCCGATGCCGTCCGCGCAGCTCTGCGCCCGGAGACGAAGATCATCTGGGTCGAGACGCCCAGCAACCCGCTGCTGAAGATCGTCGACATCGCGAAGACCGTCGAGCTCGCGCACGCCGCTGGCGTTCTCGTCGTCGTGGACAACACGTTCGCCTCGCCCGCGCTGCAGAACCCGATCGCGCTCGGAGCCGACTTCGTGGTGCACTCCACGACCAAGTACCTCGGCGGGCACTCGGACGTACTCGGCGGAGCGGTGATCTTCGCCGACGACCGGTTCTTCGATCAGGTGAAGTTCCAGCAGTTCGCCGTCGGCGCGGTCTCGGCGCCGCTGGATGGCTGGCTCACCACCCGCGGCATCAAGACCCTCGCCGTGCGGATGCGGCAGCACAGCGCGAACGCGCAGGCGATCGCCGAGTGGGCGGCCGCGCGTCCCGAGTTCGAGACGGTCTACTACCCGGGGCTCGACATTCATCCAGGCCACGAGATCGCCGCCCGCCAGATGAGCGGATTCGGCGGGATGCTGTCGTTCGGACTCGCCGCGGGCCCTGATGCGGCTCGTGCCTTCGCCGAGTCGACCGAGCTCTTCCAGCTCGCCGAATCGCTCGGCGGGGTGGAGTCGCTGATCGGGTACCCGCCGGACATGACGCACGCCTCGGTCCGCGGCACCGAGCTCGCCGTCCCCGAGAACGTCGTGCGGCTTTCGGTCGGGATCGAGGACGTCGCCGACCTGCTCGCCGACCTTCAGCAGGGCCTCGTTCGCTCCACACGCTGA
- a CDS encoding LCP family protein codes for MKRESAPNVRARHGRERSRSRARRVLGWIAIGLGTVLVAILGVAVWLFLDLSAIYSEDAVELQSETEAPPEFTELEGSANIVIAGTDNCEPEYADLFGDRCSDAEEGVRSDVLMLVHISEQPRRVTVVSFPRDLLVDIPSCTDADGNETPEMYGQMINSAFSAGGLACSVQTVEELTGVDVGYAASINWGGVIDVTNAIGGVPVCLATPMKDADSGIDLPAGTHELQGAEALAFLRARYSTEDGSDTARIGNQQLYMSSLVRKVTSEKVLTDPVVLLPLARTIVSAVDPSTSLTDPVTLVRMGLALKDIPVSDYVFVQYPAVTSEVDANRLEPLTDAAATLFEALEANEPLTLTPEDDGNSETPAPEAPESEAPAPETTAPATPTPGEGTVTLPSDVTGTTGDDEGCATGRVY; via the coding sequence ATGAAGCGGGAATCAGCGCCGAACGTGCGCGCCAGACACGGTCGCGAACGGTCGCGATCCCGCGCACGGCGGGTGCTCGGCTGGATCGCGATCGGCCTTGGCACCGTTCTCGTCGCCATCCTCGGCGTCGCCGTATGGCTGTTCCTCGACCTGAGCGCGATCTACAGCGAGGATGCCGTCGAGCTGCAGAGCGAGACGGAGGCTCCGCCCGAGTTCACCGAGCTCGAGGGCAGCGCGAACATCGTCATCGCGGGCACCGACAACTGCGAGCCCGAGTACGCCGATCTGTTCGGCGACCGCTGCTCGGATGCCGAGGAGGGCGTCCGCAGCGACGTCCTCATGCTGGTTCACATCTCGGAGCAGCCCCGCCGTGTGACAGTCGTGAGCTTTCCGCGAGATCTTCTGGTCGACATCCCGTCCTGCACGGACGCCGACGGCAACGAGACGCCGGAGATGTACGGGCAGATGATCAACTCCGCCTTCAGCGCAGGCGGGCTGGCCTGTTCTGTGCAGACGGTCGAAGAGCTCACCGGCGTCGACGTCGGGTACGCCGCGTCCATCAACTGGGGCGGCGTCATCGACGTCACCAACGCGATCGGCGGCGTTCCGGTCTGTCTCGCCACGCCGATGAAGGATGCCGACTCCGGCATCGACCTCCCCGCAGGCACCCATGAGCTGCAGGGAGCGGAGGCACTCGCCTTCCTGCGCGCCCGCTACTCGACAGAGGACGGCAGCGACACCGCGCGCATCGGCAACCAGCAGTTGTACATGTCGAGCCTGGTGCGCAAGGTCACCAGCGAAAAGGTGCTGACCGATCCCGTGGTCCTGTTGCCGCTGGCGCGGACCATCGTGTCGGCGGTCGATCCCAGCACCAGCCTCACCGATCCCGTCACGCTCGTGCGGATGGGCCTTGCGCTCAAGGACATCCCGGTCAGCGACTACGTGTTCGTGCAGTACCCGGCTGTGACCTCGGAAGTCGACGCCAACCGCCTCGAACCACTCACGGATGCGGCGGCCACCCTGTTCGAGGCGTTGGAGGCGAACGAGCCGCTGACTCTCACTCCGGAGGACGACGGCAACTCTGAGACACCCGCGCCGGAGGCGCCCGAATCAGAGGCTCCCGCACCGGAGACGACGGCGCCGGCGACGCCGACGCCCGGGGAAGGCACAGTGACCCTGCCGAGCGACGTCACGGGGACCACCGGCGACGACGAGGGGTGTGCGACGGGGCGCGTCTACTGA
- a CDS encoding GNAT family N-acetyltransferase, with amino-acid sequence MIGIRQYRVEDRPAIFEVCLKTADAGQDATGLFSDDELWGLVFAVPYVERHPDLAWIVEADDGRVIGYIVATDETDAFEKWFRDEWWPQFADRFPRSVTPQTREEKIVEYAYARGPGREPSAAEYPAHLHIDLLPETQGQGLGRRLIETLFAELRRRGVRGLHLGMDPANTGAASFYERIGMHRLPVEPGSLAYGIRL; translated from the coding sequence GTGATCGGCATTCGCCAGTACCGTGTCGAGGATCGACCGGCGATATTCGAGGTGTGCCTCAAGACCGCTGACGCCGGCCAGGACGCCACCGGACTGTTCTCCGACGATGAGCTCTGGGGGCTCGTCTTCGCGGTGCCCTACGTCGAACGGCATCCCGATCTGGCTTGGATCGTCGAAGCAGACGATGGCCGGGTGATCGGCTACATCGTCGCCACCGACGAAACGGATGCCTTCGAGAAGTGGTTCCGAGATGAGTGGTGGCCGCAGTTCGCCGATCGCTTCCCGCGGTCGGTCACTCCGCAGACGCGCGAAGAGAAGATCGTCGAGTACGCGTATGCACGTGGGCCGGGACGCGAGCCGAGCGCAGCGGAGTATCCCGCGCACCTGCATATCGACCTGCTGCCCGAGACGCAGGGGCAGGGGCTGGGCCGACGGCTCATCGAGACGCTCTTCGCCGAACTGCGCAGGCGGGGGGTGCGGGGCCTGCACCTCGGCATGGACCCTGCGAACACCGGCGCCGCGAGCTTCTACGAGCGGATCGGGATGCACCGGCTGCCGGTCGAGCCAGGCTCGCTTGCCTACGGCATCCGGTTGTAG
- the rplJ gene encoding 50S ribosomal protein L10, whose translation MAQKDASVAELTKSFENSNAVLLTEYRGLTVAQLKELRNSIRQDAEYAVVKNTLTKIAANKAGISALDDDLKGPSAVAFVHGDFVATAKALRDFAKANPLLVIKGGVFEGNALTADEVNKYASLESREVLLAKAAGMMKATMGKAAATIDALREKLETAQAA comes from the coding sequence ATGGCGCAGAAGGATGCATCGGTTGCCGAGCTCACGAAGTCATTCGAGAACTCGAACGCCGTCCTGCTGACCGAGTACCGCGGTCTGACGGTTGCCCAGCTCAAGGAGCTGCGCAACAGCATCCGTCAGGACGCCGAGTATGCCGTGGTGAAGAACACGCTGACCAAGATCGCCGCCAACAAGGCCGGCATCTCTGCGCTGGATGACGACCTCAAGGGTCCGTCGGCAGTCGCATTCGTGCACGGCGACTTCGTCGCCACCGCGAAGGCTCTTCGTGATTTCGCCAAGGCCAACCCGCTTCTCGTGATCAAGGGCGGCGTATTCGAGGGCAACGCCCTCACCGCCGACGAGGTCAACAAGTACGCCTCGCTCGAGAGCCGTGAGGTTCTGCTGGCGAAGGCTGCGGGCATGATGAAGGCGACGATGGGCAAGGCTGCCGCGACCATCGACGCGCTTCGCGAAAAGCTGGAGACCGCACAGGCCGCGTGA
- a CDS encoding phosphatase PAP2 family protein, whose protein sequence is MTRPVLLWWGIGAILAAMALGAALTAEGPDIPSAIDAWWNSLMDGIRSPFFVGFGSALDRVGGSRIATIVGLVAVAVLLIVRRWRAAVFVAVSLLASVLVVQLLKGLFGRTRPEDILVDSDFGSFPSGHTANATTFAVLAVMLFPRLWVWLVAGLWIVCMAFSRTVLSAHWLSDTVGGMLIGAGVTLVVGGLLLDWVRSTSSSPPRTADDASSA, encoded by the coding sequence ATGACGCGTCCGGTGCTGCTGTGGTGGGGGATCGGTGCGATCCTCGCCGCCATGGCTCTCGGCGCGGCGTTGACCGCGGAGGGACCGGACATCCCGTCGGCGATCGACGCGTGGTGGAACTCGCTGATGGACGGCATCAGGTCGCCGTTCTTCGTCGGGTTCGGCTCAGCGCTCGATCGAGTCGGCGGGAGCAGGATCGCGACGATCGTCGGTCTCGTCGCCGTCGCGGTGCTGCTGATCGTGCGTCGATGGCGCGCCGCGGTCTTCGTGGCGGTCTCGCTGCTGGCCAGCGTTCTGGTGGTGCAGTTGCTGAAGGGTCTGTTCGGCAGGACGCGGCCGGAGGACATCCTCGTCGACTCGGACTTCGGTTCATTCCCCAGCGGGCATACGGCGAATGCGACGACGTTCGCCGTACTGGCGGTGATGCTCTTCCCGCGCCTGTGGGTGTGGCTGGTGGCCGGGCTGTGGATCGTCTGCATGGCCTTCTCGCGCACGGTGCTGTCCGCCCACTGGCTGAGCGACACCGTCGGCGGCATGCTGATCGGAGCAGGTGTGACGCTGGTGGTGGGCGGGCTGCTGCTCGACTGGGTGCGATCGACGAGCAGCAGCCCGCCACGTACCGCTGACGACGCGTCGTCGGCTTGA
- the rplL gene encoding 50S ribosomal protein L7/L12: MAKLTTEQLLEQFADLTLVELSEFVKAFEEKFDVTAAAPVAVAGAGGAGAAEEVEEKDSFDVILEAAGDKKIQVIKAVRELTSLGLGEAKAVVDGAPKAVLEGANKETAEKAKESLEAAGATVTLK; encoded by the coding sequence ATGGCTAAGCTCACCACTGAGCAGCTGCTCGAGCAGTTCGCAGACCTGACCCTCGTCGAGCTCAGCGAGTTCGTCAAGGCGTTCGAGGAGAAGTTCGACGTCACCGCTGCCGCCCCCGTCGCCGTTGCCGGTGCCGGTGGCGCAGGCGCTGCTGAAGAGGTTGAGGAGAAGGACTCCTTCGACGTCATCCTCGAGGCTGCCGGCGACAAGAAGATCCAGGTCATCAAGGCTGTCCGCGAGCTCACCTCGCTGGGCCTCGGCGAGGCCAAGGCTGTCGTCGACGGCGCTCCGAAGGCCGTCCTCGAGGGCGCCAACAAGGAGACCGCCGAGAAGGCGAAGGAGTCCCTCGAGGCTGCCGGCGCCACGGTTACCCTGAAGTAA
- a CDS encoding carbohydrate ABC transporter permease → MSAPTTTDSTRSITTEGRLSSSAARTRKKLSRPWASAASIIIAVLWTIPTLGLFISSFRPRDQILTSGWWEFFLNPQVTGENYVDVLASGTTQLTMLESFVNSIAITIPATLVPLMIASMAAYAFAWIDFKGRNFLFIFIFALQIVPIQMALVPLLSTFSRGLSLFGLQITLPLGASGGYAQVWFAHTMFALPLAIYLLHNFMSEIPGEIIEAARVDGASRGQIFFRIVLPLTMPAIASVAIFQFLWVWNDLLVALVFADGGAAPITKLLAEITGTRGNDWHLLTAGAFVSIIVPLIVFFALQRYFVRGLLAGSTKG, encoded by the coding sequence ATGAGCGCCCCGACAACGACTGACAGCACCCGCTCGATCACCACCGAGGGGCGCCTCAGCTCCTCCGCGGCCCGCACGCGCAAGAAGCTCTCCCGGCCGTGGGCGTCCGCGGCGTCCATCATCATCGCGGTGCTGTGGACGATCCCGACGCTGGGACTGTTCATATCGTCGTTCCGTCCGCGCGATCAGATCCTCACCAGCGGGTGGTGGGAGTTCTTCCTGAACCCGCAGGTGACCGGCGAGAACTATGTCGATGTGCTGGCATCCGGCACCACGCAGCTCACGATGCTCGAGTCGTTCGTGAACTCGATCGCCATCACGATCCCGGCGACGCTCGTCCCTCTGATGATCGCCTCGATGGCGGCGTACGCGTTCGCGTGGATCGACTTCAAGGGGCGCAACTTCCTCTTCATCTTCATCTTCGCGCTGCAGATCGTGCCGATCCAGATGGCGCTGGTTCCGCTGCTGAGCACGTTCTCACGAGGGCTGAGCCTGTTCGGGCTGCAGATCACCCTGCCGCTCGGGGCATCCGGCGGGTACGCGCAGGTGTGGTTCGCGCACACGATGTTCGCGCTCCCGCTGGCGATCTATCTGCTGCACAACTTCATGTCCGAGATCCCCGGCGAGATCATCGAGGCGGCGCGCGTGGATGGCGCCTCCCGCGGTCAGATCTTCTTCCGGATCGTGCTGCCGCTGACGATGCCGGCGATCGCGTCGGTCGCGATCTTCCAGTTCCTGTGGGTGTGGAACGACCTGCTCGTGGCACTCGTGTTCGCCGACGGCGGTGCCGCTCCGATCACGAAGCTGCTCGCTGAGATCACGGGAACGCGCGGCAACGACTGGCACCTGCTCACCGCAGGGGCTTTCGTGTCGATCATCGTTCCGCTGATCGTGTTCTTCGCGTTGCAGAGGTACTTCGTGCGCGGACTGCTCGCGGGCTCGACCAAGGGCTGA
- a CDS encoding cystathionine beta-synthase translates to MDYAEHIVDLVGNTPLVKLQHVTEGVACTVLVKLEYLNPGGSAKDRIATRIIDAAEASGELKPGGTIVEPTSGNTGVGLALVAQQRGYRCVFVLPDKVGEDKIDVLRAYGAEIVMTPTSVPADSPESYYSVSDRLAREIPGAFKPNQYENQNGPRSHYETTGPEIWRDTDGKVTHFVAGVGTGGTITGTGRYLREVSDDRVRIIGIDPEGSVYSGGTGRPYLVEGVGEDIWPGTYDPAVPHQIVPIDDAESFAMTRRLAREEGILVGGSSGMAVAGALRVAKTLPAEAVMVVLLPDGGRGYLSKIFNDSWMRSYGFSEVGAGETVADVLEARDSARQAQGAIPDLVHAHPSDTVLDAINMMTEFAVSQLVVLSAEPPVMMGEVVGTVDERGLLDLLFRDAAKPTDAVGNHVGERLPLIGIHAPVDQARTALAGADALLVTVDGRPHTVLTRQDLIAYLAH, encoded by the coding sequence ATGGATTACGCCGAGCACATCGTCGACCTCGTCGGCAACACCCCCCTGGTGAAGCTTCAGCACGTCACCGAGGGCGTCGCGTGCACGGTGCTCGTCAAGCTCGAGTACCTCAACCCGGGCGGGTCTGCCAAGGACCGCATCGCCACGCGTATCATCGATGCGGCCGAGGCGTCCGGCGAACTGAAGCCCGGCGGAACGATCGTCGAGCCCACCAGCGGCAACACCGGCGTGGGACTCGCTCTCGTCGCTCAGCAGCGCGGTTACCGCTGCGTGTTCGTCCTGCCCGACAAGGTCGGCGAGGACAAGATCGACGTGCTGCGCGCCTACGGCGCCGAGATCGTCATGACCCCGACCTCGGTGCCCGCCGACAGCCCTGAGTCGTACTACAGCGTGAGCGACCGGCTCGCGCGCGAGATTCCCGGCGCGTTCAAGCCGAACCAGTACGAGAACCAGAACGGACCGCGCAGCCACTACGAGACGACGGGGCCGGAGATCTGGCGCGACACCGATGGGAAGGTGACGCACTTCGTCGCCGGCGTCGGCACCGGCGGCACGATCACCGGCACAGGGCGGTACCTCCGCGAGGTCTCCGACGATCGGGTGCGAATCATCGGCATCGACCCGGAAGGCAGCGTCTACTCCGGCGGCACCGGACGCCCGTATCTCGTCGAGGGCGTCGGAGAGGACATCTGGCCCGGCACCTACGACCCCGCCGTGCCGCACCAGATCGTCCCGATCGACGACGCTGAATCCTTCGCAATGACCCGCCGCCTGGCGCGCGAGGAGGGCATCCTCGTGGGCGGATCCAGCGGCATGGCGGTCGCTGGAGCGCTGCGCGTGGCGAAGACCCTGCCGGCGGAAGCCGTCATGGTGGTGCTGCTGCCCGACGGCGGTCGCGGCTACCTGTCGAAGATCTTCAACGATTCCTGGATGCGCTCCTACGGGTTCAGCGAGGTCGGGGCGGGAGAGACCGTCGCCGACGTGCTCGAGGCGCGCGATTCCGCACGACAGGCGCAGGGCGCGATCCCTGATCTCGTCCACGCGCATCCCAGCGACACCGTGCTGGACGCGATCAACATGATGACCGAGTTCGCGGTCTCGCAGCTCGTCGTGCTCAGCGCGGAGCCGCCGGTGATGATGGGCGAGGTCGTCGGCACCGTCGACGAGCGCGGCCTGCTGGATCTGCTGTTCCGCGATGCGGCGAAACCCACGGATGCCGTCGGCAACCACGTCGGCGAAAGGCTGCCGCTCATCGGCATCCACGCCCCCGTCGACCAGGCGCGCACGGCGCTCGCCGGGGCTGACGCACTGCTGGTCACGGTCGACGGTCGACCGCACACGGTGCTCACCCGGCAGGACCTCATCGCCTACCTCGCTCACTGA